In a single window of the Leptospira sanjuanensis genome:
- a CDS encoding valine--tRNA ligase: MKKQIGDRYEPKEVENKWISLWEEKKSFVPNPNSKESFSIVIPPPNVTGSLHIGHALNHTIQDILVRIERKKGKSTLWLPGMDHAGIATQMVVERELAKEGKKRTDFTREEFVNKVWEWKAHSGGMITNQQKLLGESVDWSRERFTFDEGLSKAVFKVFKSLYDEGLIYRGERIINWCPASQTAISDLEVEFRETKGKLYHIKYPIHGKKDQFLVVATTRPETMFGDVAVCANPEDTRYASLKNVVLDLPLTDRQIPLLFDSFVDKEFGSGLVKITPAHDANDFEAGQRLGLKPLLVMNPDGTMNSNAGVYEGLDRFDARKKVLADLEAKGLIEKIEDHVHAVGHNSRGGAVIEPYLSTQWFVKIKPLADLAVQAVQTGQVEFVPKMWEKTFFEWMNNIRDWCISRQLWWGHRIPAYHCKTCKHVEVAETPVTVCPSCGSKEVEPDPDVLDTWFSSQLWPFSTMGWPEQTADLKKYYPTSVLVTGFDIIFFWVSRMIMMGMKFMQAPPFHKVLIHGLVRDKDGKKFSKSVGNVIDPLVMMEKYGTDSFRFFLAATLPEGKDILFDESRLDGYRSFCNKIWNSSRFILMNLEESFVPTGITAEIEKDLEPMDQWILSRFNRCLEEYNKAHSKFHFYEMAAAIYEFVWGDFCDWYIELVKPRAYGKVSPRSAEVAKQVLADVLTRALGLLHPFMPFLTEEVHSVFSDQYITTTPFPEAYPISSDALGVQKLNLLQEMVTKIRVMRSENGVAPDKKCKAIVKSSDDLARSAITENEVSLLQLARLESIRVDAGYEIQKTDSVSHFTKGEIVLPLEGLIDVAKEKARLEKELQKSELEKEKLEAKLANPGFLSKAAPDVVEKEREKLKNLIDKVEVLKKGIQNLAG, from the coding sequence ATGAAAAAGCAAATAGGCGATCGCTACGAACCGAAAGAAGTAGAGAATAAATGGATTTCACTCTGGGAAGAGAAGAAATCTTTTGTACCGAATCCGAACTCGAAAGAATCTTTCTCGATAGTCATCCCTCCTCCCAACGTTACGGGATCTTTGCACATCGGACACGCACTCAATCATACCATTCAAGATATTCTCGTCCGTATCGAACGTAAAAAAGGAAAGTCCACTCTTTGGCTTCCCGGTATGGATCACGCGGGAATCGCGACGCAGATGGTCGTCGAACGGGAACTCGCAAAAGAAGGAAAGAAAAGAACCGATTTTACCAGAGAGGAATTCGTAAACAAGGTTTGGGAATGGAAGGCTCATTCCGGAGGAATGATTACCAACCAGCAAAAACTTTTGGGAGAATCCGTCGACTGGTCGAGAGAAAGATTTACGTTCGACGAAGGTCTTTCGAAAGCAGTATTCAAAGTTTTTAAATCCCTTTACGACGAAGGTTTGATCTATCGAGGAGAAAGAATCATCAACTGGTGCCCCGCTTCTCAAACCGCGATCTCGGATCTCGAAGTCGAGTTCAGGGAAACAAAAGGAAAACTCTATCATATCAAATATCCGATCCACGGAAAAAAGGATCAGTTCTTAGTCGTAGCCACGACAAGACCCGAAACGATGTTCGGCGACGTCGCCGTCTGCGCGAATCCCGAAGATACACGTTATGCGTCATTGAAAAACGTGGTTTTGGATCTGCCCCTGACCGACAGACAAATTCCGTTGCTCTTCGATTCTTTCGTGGATAAGGAATTCGGTTCCGGTCTCGTTAAGATCACTCCGGCTCACGACGCGAACGACTTCGAAGCGGGGCAAAGGCTCGGACTCAAACCTCTTCTCGTGATGAACCCGGACGGAACGATGAACTCGAACGCGGGAGTTTACGAAGGTTTGGATCGTTTCGATGCGCGAAAGAAGGTTCTCGCGGATCTCGAAGCGAAAGGCCTTATCGAAAAAATAGAAGATCACGTTCACGCGGTAGGACACAATTCAAGAGGCGGCGCCGTGATCGAGCCGTATCTTTCCACGCAGTGGTTCGTAAAGATCAAACCTCTCGCGGATTTGGCGGTGCAGGCGGTTCAAACCGGACAAGTCGAGTTCGTTCCGAAAATGTGGGAAAAAACTTTTTTCGAATGGATGAACAACATTCGCGATTGGTGTATTTCTAGACAACTTTGGTGGGGACATAGAATCCCGGCGTATCATTGTAAAACTTGTAAACACGTGGAAGTCGCGGAAACTCCGGTGACCGTTTGTCCTTCCTGCGGTTCGAAGGAAGTGGAACCCGATCCGGACGTACTCGACACTTGGTTTTCTTCCCAGCTTTGGCCGTTCTCCACGATGGGTTGGCCCGAACAAACCGCAGACTTAAAAAAATACTACCCTACTTCCGTTCTTGTTACGGGCTTTGACATCATCTTCTTCTGGGTTTCCAGAATGATCATGATGGGAATGAAGTTCATGCAAGCTCCACCATTTCATAAAGTACTCATACACGGTCTGGTGCGGGATAAGGACGGAAAGAAATTCTCCAAATCGGTCGGGAACGTGATCGATCCTCTCGTGATGATGGAAAAATACGGAACGGATTCGTTTCGATTCTTTCTCGCGGCCACACTTCCGGAGGGAAAAGATATTCTTTTCGACGAATCACGGTTAGACGGGTATCGCTCTTTCTGCAATAAGATCTGGAATTCTTCCCGTTTCATCCTGATGAACCTGGAAGAATCCTTCGTGCCGACGGGAATCACGGCCGAAATCGAAAAGGATCTCGAACCGATGGATCAGTGGATTCTTTCCCGATTCAATCGTTGTCTCGAAGAATACAACAAAGCACATTCTAAATTTCATTTTTACGAAATGGCGGCGGCGATTTACGAATTCGTTTGGGGAGATTTCTGCGATTGGTATATCGAGCTCGTAAAACCGAGAGCGTATGGAAAAGTTTCCCCACGCTCCGCGGAAGTTGCGAAACAGGTTCTCGCGGACGTATTGACTCGTGCATTAGGACTTTTGCATCCTTTTATGCCTTTCTTAACGGAAGAAGTTCATTCAGTGTTCTCCGATCAATACATTACAACGACTCCTTTTCCGGAAGCGTATCCGATTTCTTCGGACGCACTCGGAGTTCAAAAACTCAATCTTCTTCAGGAGATGGTCACGAAAATCCGCGTTATGCGCTCCGAAAACGGCGTTGCACCGGATAAGAAGTGTAAGGCGATCGTAAAGTCCTCGGACGATCTCGCCCGTTCGGCGATCACCGAAAACGAAGTTTCACTTTTACAACTCGCGCGCCTTGAATCGATTCGAGTCGATGCGGGATATGAAATCCAGAAAACGGATTCTGTTTCGCATTTCACCAAGGGAGAAATCGTTCTTCCTTTGGAAGGTTTGATCGACGTCGCCAAAGAAAAAGCGCGTTTGGAAAAGGAACTTCAGAAATCCGAACTCGAAAAGGAAAAACTCGAAGCAAAACTTGCCAATCCGGGATTCCTTTCCAAGGCGGCTCCGGACGTGGTCGAAAAAGAAAGGGAAAAACTAAAGAACCTGATCGACAAAGTGGAAGTTCTGAAAAAGGGGATTCAAAATCTTGCAGGCTAA
- a CDS encoding DUF1801 domain-containing protein, which produces MYLFSFIPVPTFIMSSAILRYIDNLPEIRRERILAIRSWIVETFPEIFESMQNHTPTYRVDDNWISLVSEKNSLSIYLCKSQALTELRKKFPSLIGGKARLKIRDTDPFPWKEIRSSIRSVLKYKPKSTDRKGGILNKGNSSSKKTALRQNTRSPKK; this is translated from the coding sequence ATGTATCTCTTTTCGTTTATACCCGTTCCCACGTTTATTATGTCCTCGGCGATTCTTCGTTATATCGACAATCTGCCTGAAATTCGCAGGGAAAGAATTCTCGCGATCCGTTCTTGGATCGTGGAAACGTTTCCCGAAATCTTCGAATCGATGCAAAATCATACGCCGACATACAGAGTCGACGACAATTGGATCTCGCTCGTTTCCGAAAAGAATTCCCTGTCGATCTATCTCTGCAAGTCGCAGGCTTTGACCGAACTCAGAAAGAAATTTCCATCCTTGATCGGCGGAAAAGCCCGTTTGAAGATACGCGATACGGATCCGTTTCCTTGGAAGGAAATACGCAGTTCGATCCGGTCCGTGTTAAAATATAAGCCGAAGTCGACGGATCGAAAGGGTGGAATTCTTAACAAAGGAAATTCTTCCTCTAAAAAAACCGCTTTGAGACAAAATACAAGATCGCCTAAAAAGTAA
- a CDS encoding TetR/AcrR family transcriptional regulator, which produces MKKFAQNKQKGKERRDDILQCARGFFFTKGYDSTSVHDIIDELGIAKGTFYHHFNSKEELLMELIKFMSDELTQQLLSDVNGRKPKNTLDKLKIIHELHFDWVNKNPEMVFFFLKAIYLPENQTLKAKLEKEIFKRDVAFLKDLIAEGQKDGSFSTTMPAEFLAETIVAMGNVQNEKFAFYMLGFNDIDPDSIYEDSKNSHYLFSSILGIKNPFEFPFPKEELSSAAENLRKFSLEFEKQNQNKNNAKSNPLKSANRKGGKAK; this is translated from the coding sequence ATGAAAAAGTTCGCGCAAAACAAACAAAAGGGAAAGGAACGCAGGGACGACATCCTACAATGCGCGCGCGGCTTCTTCTTTACGAAAGGTTACGACAGCACCTCCGTTCACGACATCATCGACGAACTCGGAATCGCCAAAGGAACCTTTTATCATCATTTCAATTCCAAGGAAGAACTTCTCATGGAATTGATCAAATTCATGAGCGACGAACTTACTCAGCAGCTGCTCTCGGATGTGAACGGCCGAAAACCGAAAAACACATTAGATAAACTTAAAATTATTCACGAACTTCATTTCGATTGGGTAAACAAGAATCCGGAGATGGTATTCTTTTTTCTCAAAGCGATTTATTTGCCCGAAAACCAGACCCTCAAAGCGAAACTCGAAAAGGAAATCTTCAAACGGGACGTCGCATTCCTCAAGGACTTGATCGCGGAAGGGCAAAAGGACGGTTCGTTTTCTACGACGATGCCCGCGGAATTCTTGGCGGAGACAATCGTTGCGATGGGAAACGTGCAGAACGAAAAATTCGCGTTCTACATGCTCGGGTTCAACGATATCGATCCCGATTCGATCTATGAGGACTCGAAAAATTCCCACTATCTTTTCTCATCCATTTTAGGAATCAAGAACCCATTCGAGTTTCCGTTTCCAAAAGAAGAATTGAGTTCCGCCGCTGAGAATCTCCGAAAGTTTTCCTTAGAATTTGAAAAACAAAATCAGAACAAAAATAACGCGAAATCGAATCCTCTCAAGTCCGCAAACCGTAAAGGAGGAAAGGCGAAATAG
- a CDS encoding glycosyltransferase family protein has protein sequence MSGIRSTRKIYAFIQARTDSTRLPGKVLKEFPPGTGKTLIDRIQERISAVLPEEQIVYLIPDGDEELRSFLQSRNYRFFTGDLYDVRQRYISAAERFQADHILRLTGDNPFYDTLHLDQLLQTFQFSNADLAYINGLPLGMGGEIFSRKALEWTPDVLEERHKEHVSLHIKENPDRFRISKLSSLLTESEKELLPMFRLTIDEPKDFETTALIFDSLNDVNPLFGARECLELYQKNPDIFSGNKDVEQIRFRTPLSSAVETKKIRIGVLAGDPKEFGSGHFERSRILFSLLSAASYETVWLREFPKDDAVDLLVVDSRDIPIPAYSKTRIFLLDHFGSDRGRYRHYEVLPHPSIRESFSLDKILIPPSLINVERKAESYILCYAGNINSPFTRELDSFLLSLISPNDTSAKNRSASISAGQTSSMAATAANPNRLIRIGGTPPLSSEEIEFFPRVSRFRFQNLLAESSGFVGYFGQSLFEAVFLEKKVCCYSISSIHSSLARLCEEKYGIPFAGELGQADFGREKMRSEDQVAMLRSAWYGVSGEGYALLLREIEEFLRS, from the coding sequence ATGAGTGGTATACGTTCAACGCGTAAGATCTACGCGTTTATCCAAGCTCGAACCGATTCGACAAGACTTCCCGGAAAGGTTCTCAAAGAATTCCCTCCCGGAACGGGAAAAACCCTCATCGATCGGATTCAGGAAAGAATTTCGGCGGTTCTACCCGAAGAACAAATCGTATATTTGATCCCCGACGGGGACGAAGAATTGCGATCGTTCCTGCAATCGAGAAATTACCGTTTTTTTACCGGAGATTTATACGACGTTCGTCAACGTTATATCTCCGCGGCCGAACGTTTTCAGGCGGATCATATCCTTCGTTTAACCGGAGACAATCCGTTTTACGATACGCTTCACTTGGATCAGCTCCTGCAAACATTCCAATTTTCGAATGCGGACCTAGCGTATATAAACGGGCTTCCCTTGGGAATGGGCGGAGAGATTTTTTCCCGAAAGGCTCTCGAGTGGACGCCCGACGTTTTGGAAGAAAGACACAAAGAACACGTAAGTCTTCACATTAAGGAGAATCCGGATCGATTTAGAATTTCAAAACTTTCCTCCCTTTTGACGGAATCGGAAAAAGAACTTCTTCCGATGTTTCGTCTTACGATCGACGAACCGAAGGATTTTGAAACAACGGCTCTCATTTTCGATTCTTTGAACGACGTGAATCCTCTGTTCGGCGCAAGAGAATGTCTGGAACTTTACCAAAAAAACCCGGATATCTTTTCGGGAAACAAGGACGTGGAACAGATTCGTTTTCGAACCCCCTTGTCTTCCGCTGTAGAAACGAAAAAAATCCGAATCGGAGTATTAGCGGGAGATCCGAAAGAATTCGGAAGCGGTCATTTTGAACGTTCGAGAATTCTTTTTTCTCTTTTGTCCGCGGCCTCGTACGAGACGGTCTGGCTTCGGGAATTTCCGAAAGACGATGCGGTGGATCTGCTCGTAGTCGACTCCAGAGACATTCCAATTCCCGCATATTCAAAAACTAGAATTTTTCTTTTGGATCATTTCGGATCGGATCGGGGACGATATCGCCACTACGAGGTTCTTCCTCATCCTTCGATCCGGGAAAGTTTCTCCTTGGATAAAATTCTGATCCCGCCTTCTCTTATAAACGTCGAACGTAAGGCGGAATCGTATATCCTTTGTTATGCGGGAAACATAAACTCTCCTTTTACTCGAGAACTGGATTCGTTTCTTTTGTCTTTGATTTCTCCGAACGATACTTCCGCAAAAAACCGATCTGCATCGATCTCGGCCGGACAAACGTCGTCAATGGCTGCGACGGCGGCAAACCCGAATCGTTTGATTCGAATCGGCGGAACTCCGCCTTTGTCGTCGGAGGAAATCGAATTTTTTCCCAGAGTCTCGAGGTTTCGGTTTCAAAATCTTTTGGCCGAGTCGTCCGGTTTTGTCGGTTATTTCGGTCAGTCGCTTTTTGAGGCGGTCTTTTTGGAAAAGAAGGTTTGTTGTTATTCGATCAGTTCGATTCATTCTTCCCTGGCCCGACTCTGCGAAGAAAAATACGGAATTCCATTTGCGGGAGAATTGGGACAAGCCGACTTCGGGCGCGAAAAGATGCGGAGCGAGGACCAAGTCGCAATGCTTCGTTCGGCTTGGTACGGAGTTTCCGGGGAAGGATATGCGTTATTACTCCGTGAAATCGAGGAGTTTCTCCGTTCTTAA
- a CDS encoding spiro-SPASM protein: MKFPISHSAVYLNAETFDLLRSVSADERENLLRLSLDKLASVLPDSAVFFNSWPFSETKSKFNSLNIQILEESSEIVFLKKVAAALPDSRTGDPDWDDASFFYFTGLFPCLDTDLSQEIYERHDRYLSQYSYSENLPAGIVPTIVSREFTNGIPDATKTTAQEYLGKNINHYDVEIFYHAPDLRQYRLDFSLKNRRSLNLVRGFLKTKEEWSYSEIQPWIQEHPEVFRTGPSYLELEVYRGCELSCSFCPRQFGSNYQDGTSLSPSFLENLVKQQEESFSNEYTVCFGGLGEPLLHPEFPKLISAVIGASSHLLQELIIETALYTDSENTFTFLNTLTPEQKEKITWIVNLTTNDADKYEKLYGKKSLNKVLSNLDKLESVFPKNRIYLQFLKIQEAEEEVETWVDETEKRGYGVVLQKYNRYAGLMPEKRVTDLTPIQREFCWHLNRDLYVNSQGTVSVCKQIPTKELGNLHKENLMQIWQKGLPSFANSLNGKHETTGAPCLSCDEWYTFNA; the protein is encoded by the coding sequence ATGAAATTTCCGATTTCCCATTCTGCCGTATATTTAAACGCGGAAACGTTCGATCTGCTCCGATCCGTTTCCGCGGACGAAAGGGAGAATCTGCTCCGTCTTTCTCTCGATAAATTGGCCTCGGTTCTTCCCGACTCCGCCGTTTTTTTCAATTCATGGCCTTTCTCCGAAACGAAATCTAAATTCAATTCTTTGAATATTCAAATCTTGGAAGAATCTTCCGAGATCGTATTCCTAAAAAAAGTAGCGGCCGCCCTTCCCGATTCCAGAACCGGAGATCCTGATTGGGACGACGCTTCGTTTTTTTATTTTACGGGATTATTTCCCTGTTTGGATACCGACCTGAGCCAAGAAATTTACGAAAGACACGATCGTTATCTTTCTCAGTATTCTTATAGCGAAAATCTTCCCGCCGGAATCGTTCCCACGATCGTATCCAGAGAATTCACGAACGGAATACCCGATGCGACCAAAACGACGGCCCAGGAATATCTCGGCAAAAACATCAACCACTACGACGTCGAAATTTTTTATCACGCACCGGACCTCAGACAATACCGCCTCGACTTCTCCTTGAAAAACAGACGCTCTCTCAACTTAGTGCGCGGCTTTTTAAAAACGAAGGAAGAATGGAGTTATTCCGAAATTCAACCTTGGATTCAGGAACATCCCGAAGTTTTCAGAACCGGCCCTTCGTATCTGGAACTCGAAGTCTATCGAGGCTGCGAATTGAGCTGCAGCTTTTGTCCGAGACAATTCGGATCGAACTATCAGGACGGAACGTCTCTTTCTCCTTCCTTTCTGGAGAATCTCGTGAAACAACAGGAGGAATCTTTTTCCAACGAATACACCGTTTGTTTCGGCGGACTCGGAGAACCCCTTTTGCATCCCGAGTTTCCGAAATTGATCTCGGCGGTTATCGGCGCCTCGTCGCATCTCTTGCAGGAACTGATCATCGAAACCGCGCTTTATACGGATTCGGAAAATACATTCACTTTTTTGAATACTCTTACTCCGGAACAAAAGGAAAAAATCACCTGGATCGTCAATCTCACGACCAACGACGCGGATAAATACGAAAAACTTTACGGCAAAAAGTCCTTAAACAAAGTTCTTTCCAATCTAGACAAACTCGAATCCGTATTTCCGAAAAACCGAATCTATCTTCAGTTCTTAAAAATTCAGGAAGCAGAAGAAGAAGTCGAAACCTGGGTGGACGAAACCGAAAAACGGGGTTACGGAGTCGTACTTCAGAAATACAACCGTTATGCGGGATTGATGCCCGAAAAACGGGTCACCGATCTGACTCCGATCCAGCGGGAATTCTGCTGGCATCTCAACCGGGATCTTTACGTGAACTCTCAGGGGACCGTTTCCGTATGCAAACAGATCCCCACAAAGGAACTCGGAAATCTACATAAAGAAAACCTAATGCAGATTTGGCAAAAGGGCCTGCCTTCGTTCGCAAATTCGCTGAACGGAAAACACGAAACCACGGGCGCGCCCTGTTTGAGTTGCGATGAGTGGTATACGTTCAACGCGTAA
- a CDS encoding putative peptidyl-prolyl cis-trans isomerase: MKRQTYAKTFFFAGMFGFLFLHKPVQSAESLNRVIATVGTVSISELDLDDATEKYNRLQKHLKHEDYRKSLRTRVIDFLIDRAIVDVIAEEESVQVNEQRVEAEIEKRMEVMGVTNRKQFEKAMEGSSGMPFELWVTELPYQIKKGQLLQLKVAVPPPSESEIRNWYNQNKDKVGFEIRYRIIAVAPDNDSVQEENRLYKEVSEIRKSVISDPSSFALIAGSPRNDPTLRARRGLVEWISSFDLYKYSKVTASIAAPLPNGGVSDVFRDERKRYCILKIEGKRPTPMENLRGGIQNILYRDKEEDTFHKWLKETRAELPIQIFDDAYRKENKIPLREETFHLD; encoded by the coding sequence ATGAAACGACAAACATACGCAAAAACGTTCTTCTTTGCAGGGATGTTTGGATTCCTGTTTCTGCACAAACCGGTTCAATCCGCCGAATCTCTCAACCGAGTCATCGCCACCGTGGGAACCGTTTCGATCTCCGAACTGGACCTCGACGACGCGACCGAAAAATACAACCGTCTTCAAAAACACTTAAAACACGAAGACTACCGCAAATCACTTAGAACCAGAGTCATCGACTTTCTCATCGACCGCGCCATCGTGGACGTGATCGCGGAAGAAGAATCCGTTCAGGTCAACGAACAAAGAGTCGAGGCCGAAATCGAAAAACGAATGGAAGTGATGGGAGTCACGAACCGCAAACAATTCGAAAAGGCGATGGAAGGTTCTTCCGGAATGCCTTTCGAACTCTGGGTTACGGAACTTCCGTATCAAATCAAGAAAGGACAGCTTCTCCAGTTAAAAGTGGCCGTGCCTCCTCCGAGCGAAAGCGAAATCAGAAACTGGTATAACCAAAACAAGGACAAAGTCGGTTTTGAAATTCGCTACAGAATCATTGCGGTCGCACCCGACAACGATTCTGTCCAGGAAGAAAATAGACTTTATAAAGAAGTTTCCGAAATCAGAAAGTCCGTCATCTCCGATCCTTCTTCTTTCGCGTTGATCGCGGGATCTCCGAGAAACGATCCGACTCTTCGCGCAAGGAGAGGTTTGGTCGAATGGATTTCTTCCTTTGATCTTTACAAATACAGCAAGGTCACCGCTTCGATCGCAGCCCCTCTTCCCAACGGAGGAGTTTCCGACGTGTTCCGCGACGAAAGAAAACGATACTGCATTTTGAAAATCGAAGGAAAAAGACCGACTCCGATGGAAAACCTGCGCGGTGGAATTCAAAACATTTTGTATCGAGATAAGGAAGAAGACACGTTTCACAAATGGCTGAAAGAAACGAGGGCCGAACTTCCTATCCAAATCTTCGACGACGCATATAGAAAGGAAAATAAGATCCCTCTTCGCGAGGAGACATTCCACCTGGATTGA
- a CDS encoding methyl-accepting chemotaxis protein yields the protein MSIRVRISLYLSIVLFIGFSILAAINSVTSYQNLKAEVENNSAITSERWSLEVKDILDSAMFYARGFRSPLIYTSPPRNEIIGSIREVIERNPSFFALWLVYEPNLYDGKDAQFRNAVGHDSSGRFVPYVYQSGEKGKAKIEASVGYENTDGTGDFYQIPKKNNTYFVSEPYRYKSRNVDTMMLSIVAPISKDGFFRGACGIDLKVEELQKKFGEVKPFRQQGYMALISPSGLYTVNGKDVKLIGNKIPDKEELEHFLKKSQEGKNFTFNSEGHTHYYFPFHVGKDKRYWVMQVSVPDSIYQSEVLTILFKSYISAILILISVLICLSFIFQKLITSGLLKAIGFSEEIAKGNLVAEKADHHRSDEIGTLLHSMNLMRENLLKVVREIGGSANVLKGTSEKMADSSRSFSDVAQTQASAAEESSAAVEELAASAQNVGKSMEKAIFSMKEIDGNVDRLKEQIVNINREMQDLVRLAAESKEQGVTGENAMVASTSAMAAIGDSASRITEILSIITEISEKTNLLALNAAIEAARAGEAGKGFAVVAEEIGKLASQTSTSVQEIGALVNSTNNAVLNGNTKVSEASNVLKKLREQVEEFDRYAKNVLTSVKTQEENTKEISQSANELMTFSLQIEEAVLEQKRATDEITKTIVSISDGTQEIAAGADDLTSFSGNMHGQAENLGQLVGKFRTN from the coding sequence ATGAGTATTCGAGTTCGCATTTCATTGTATTTATCGATTGTGTTGTTTATCGGTTTTTCCATTCTTGCGGCGATCAATTCCGTTACTTCGTATCAAAATCTTAAAGCGGAAGTTGAAAATAATTCCGCGATCACATCCGAACGTTGGTCTTTGGAAGTGAAAGACATTCTTGATTCAGCGATGTTCTATGCGAGGGGATTTCGCTCTCCTCTGATTTACACGTCTCCTCCTAGAAACGAAATCATCGGTTCCATCCGCGAAGTTATCGAACGAAATCCTTCCTTCTTTGCGCTTTGGCTCGTGTACGAACCGAATCTTTACGACGGAAAAGACGCGCAATTCCGCAATGCGGTCGGACACGACTCAAGCGGAAGATTCGTTCCCTACGTCTATCAATCCGGTGAAAAAGGAAAAGCCAAGATCGAGGCGAGCGTCGGCTATGAAAACACGGACGGGACCGGGGACTTCTATCAAATTCCGAAAAAGAACAACACCTACTTCGTTTCAGAACCCTATCGTTATAAATCCAGAAACGTCGATACGATGATGCTTTCCATCGTCGCTCCGATCAGTAAGGACGGTTTTTTCAGAGGCGCTTGCGGGATCGATCTCAAAGTCGAAGAGCTTCAAAAGAAATTCGGAGAAGTAAAACCGTTTCGGCAACAAGGTTATATGGCTTTGATTTCTCCGAGCGGCTTGTATACGGTAAACGGAAAGGACGTAAAGCTGATCGGAAATAAAATTCCGGACAAGGAAGAACTCGAGCACTTCCTGAAGAAAAGTCAGGAAGGAAAAAACTTCACGTTCAACTCGGAAGGACATACCCATTACTACTTTCCGTTTCACGTCGGTAAGGACAAACGATATTGGGTGATGCAGGTCAGCGTTCCCGATTCGATCTATCAAAGCGAAGTCTTGACGATTCTTTTTAAAAGTTATATATCCGCGATTTTGATCTTGATTTCGGTTTTGATTTGCCTCAGTTTCATATTCCAAAAATTGATTACGTCCGGTCTGTTGAAAGCCATCGGCTTTTCGGAAGAAATCGCAAAAGGAAATCTCGTCGCGGAAAAAGCGGATCATCATCGTTCGGACGAGATCGGAACTCTTCTTCATTCGATGAATTTAATGCGGGAAAATCTTCTCAAGGTCGTGCGTGAGATCGGAGGATCGGCTAACGTGCTCAAAGGAACTTCCGAAAAGATGGCGGATTCATCCAGAAGCTTTTCCGATGTCGCACAAACACAAGCCTCCGCAGCGGAAGAATCTTCGGCGGCAGTAGAAGAACTCGCAGCCTCCGCTCAAAACGTAGGTAAGTCCATGGAAAAAGCGATTTTCAGTATGAAAGAAATCGACGGGAACGTGGATCGTCTTAAAGAACAAATCGTTAACATCAATCGGGAAATGCAGGACTTGGTACGCTTAGCCGCCGAGTCCAAAGAACAAGGAGTCACGGGGGAGAATGCAATGGTCGCCTCTACCAGCGCAATGGCCGCGATCGGTGACAGCGCTTCCCGAATCACAGAGATTCTTTCCATCATCACTGAAATCTCGGAAAAAACAAATCTTCTCGCATTGAACGCCGCCATCGAAGCCGCAAGAGCGGGAGAAGCGGGGAAAGGATTCGCGGTCGTCGCCGAAGAGATCGGAAAACTCGCTTCCCAAACTTCCACAAGTGTTCAAGAAATCGGGGCGCTTGTGAACTCAACGAACAATGCCGTATTAAACGGAAATACGAAAGTTTCCGAAGCTTCCAACGTCTTGAAAAAACTCAGAGAACAGGTAGAAGAATTCGATCGTTACGCGAAGAACGTTCTCACTTCCGTAAAAACCCAGGAAGAGAATACGAAGGAAATCTCGCAGAGTGCGAACGAACTCATGACGTTCAGTTTGCAGATCGAAGAAGCCGTCCTCGAACAAAAACGTGCAACGGACGAAATCACGAAAACGATCGTGAGCATATCCGATGGAACACAGGAAATCGCGGCCGGAGCGGACGATCTTACGTCATTCTCCGGAAACATGCACGGACAAGCGGAAAACTTAGGGCAGTTAGTAGGAAAGTTCCGAACCAACTAA